A genomic region of Anopheles coustani chromosome 3, idAnoCousDA_361_x.2, whole genome shotgun sequence contains the following coding sequences:
- the LOC131261459 gene encoding 5-hydroxytryptamine receptor 1-like: MASATNFTIPASKQRTDLDGTGSGGVPVALTVATAVTNLLLAGSPSHAASPTPFALAASTALTTEPAGQPYYLYGGSNLSSLAYLDANTTSLSLSASASSVASAAAAAATSATTTTLLTADGELLPTGSAEVTVSTIVISIILLAVIVGTVIGNVLVCVAVCLVRKLRRPCNYLLVSLAISDLCVALLVMPMALVYEVLEEWRFGEVFCDIWVAFDVLSCTASILNLCAISVDRYWAITKPLEYGVKRTPRRMIACIVLVWLAAACISLPPLLILGNEHEVNGQPACSVCQNFFYQIYATLCAFYIPLAVMLFVYFQIFRAARRIVMEEKRAQKRLESAINGATQGAVLQGKKEKLPPGITADGRGVAGKVTTGSPQNKRLRFQLAKERKASTTLGIIMSAFTICWLPFFILALVRPFMKDDHRTLSSFFLWLGYANSLLNPIIYATLNRDFRKPFQEILYFRCSSLNNMMREDFYHSQYGDPGSQRLVITNDGGARESFL; encoded by the coding sequence ATGGCTTCGGCCACCAACTTCACCATCCCTGCCAGCAAGCAACGCACGGACCTCGACGGAACCGGCTCGGGCGGCGTGCCGGTCGCCCTTACCGTGGCTACAGCCGTCACCAACCTGCTGCTAGCCGGCAGTCCCAGCCACGCCGCCAGCCCGACGCCCTTCGCGCTCGCCGCGTCCACCGCCCTCACGACTGAACCCGCCGGCCAGCCGTACTACCTCTACGGCGGCTCGAACCTGAGCTCTCTAGCGTACCTCGATGCGAACACCACCTCGCTGTCCCTGTCCGCGTCCGCGTCATCAGTGgcgtcggcggcggcggcggctgcgaCGTCAGCCACGACAACCACGCTCCTGACGGCCGACGGTGAACTGCTGCCGACCGGTTCCGCCGAGGTGACCGTCTCCACGATCGTGATCAGCATCATCCTGCTCGCCGTCATAGTCGGCACCGTCATCGGCAACGTGCTGGTGTGCGTGGCCGTGTGTCTCGTGCGCAAACTGCGCCGTCCCTGCAACTACCTGCTCGTCTCGCTCGCCATCTCCGACCTGTGCGTGGCGCTGCTCGTCATGCCGATGGCGCTAGTGTACGAGGTGCTCGAGGAGTGGCGCTTCGGCGAGGTGTTCTGCGACATCTGGGTCGCGTTCGACGTGCTCTCGTGCACCGCCTCCATCCTCAACCTGTGCGCCATCTCCGTCGATCGGTACTGGGCCATCACCAAGCCGCTCGAGTACGGCGTCAAGCGGACGCCCCGTCGGATGATCGCTTGCATCGTGCTGGTGTGGCTGGCGGCGGCCTGCATCTCGCTCCCACCGCTGCTCATCCTCGGCAACGAGCACGAGGTCAACGGGCAGCCGGCGTGCTCGGTGTGCCAGAACTTCTTCTACCAGATCTACGCCACGCTGTGCGCCTTCTACATCCCGCTCGCCGTCATGCTGTTCGTGTACTTCCAGATCTTCCGCGCCGCCCGGCGCATCGTGATGGAGGAGAAGCGGGCCCAGAAGCGGCTCGAGAGTGCCATCAACGGGGCGACGCAGGGTGCGGTGCTGCAGGGGAAAAAGGAGAAGCTCCCGCCCGGCATCACCGCCGACGGTCGGGGAGTGGCCGGGAAGGTGACCACCGGCTCGCCGCAGAACAAGCGGCTCCGGTTTCAGCTCGCCAAGGAGCGCAAAGCGTCGACGACGCTCGGCATCATCATGTCCGCGTTCACCATCTGCTGGTTGCCGTTCTTCATCCtcgcgctcgtgcgcccgttCATGAAGGACGACCACCGGACGCTGTCCTCTTTCTTCCTCTGGCTCGGGTACGCCAACTCGCTGCTCAATCCGATCATCTACGCCACGCTGAACCGCGACTTCCGGAAGCCGTTCCAGGAGATCCTGTACTTCCGCTGCTCCAGCCTCAACAACATGATGCGGGAGGACTTCTACCACAGCCAGTACGGCGATCCCGGCTCGCAGCGGCTGGTCATCACGAACGACGGTGGGGCACGGGAGAGCTTTCTGTGA